One stretch of Streptomyces sp. MMBL 11-1 DNA includes these proteins:
- the ligD gene encoding non-homologous end-joining DNA ligase: protein MGAAVELDAGGRAVRLSNPDKVYFPEKGYTKRDVAEYFLAVGPGITRALNNRPTTLQRFVDGVEGEFFYQKRAPKNLPEWIPTAHIAFPSGRSADEICPTELAAVIWAANLGTLTFHPWPVRGGDTDHPDELRIDLDPQPGTDYADAVTAAHEMRSVLEDHGVRGWPKTSGGRGIHIFVPIEPVRTFTEVRRAAIAAGRELERRMPERVTTAWWKEERGERIFVDYNQTARDRTIASAYSVRPFPHAPVSAPLRWEEIDDAEPRDFDIVTLPARYAELGDVHADMDQEAFRLDALLELADRDGKERGLGDMPYPPEYPKMPGEPKRVQPSRARHDDDDGEMA, encoded by the coding sequence ATGGGAGCAGCGGTGGAGCTGGACGCGGGCGGACGGGCCGTGAGGCTGTCCAACCCGGACAAGGTGTACTTCCCCGAGAAGGGCTACACCAAGAGGGACGTGGCCGAGTACTTCCTGGCGGTGGGGCCGGGGATCACCCGGGCCCTGAACAACCGGCCGACCACGCTCCAACGCTTCGTGGACGGGGTGGAGGGCGAATTCTTCTACCAGAAGCGGGCCCCGAAGAACCTTCCCGAGTGGATCCCCACCGCCCACATCGCCTTCCCGAGCGGCCGTTCCGCCGACGAGATCTGCCCGACCGAACTCGCCGCCGTCATCTGGGCCGCCAACCTCGGCACCCTCACCTTCCACCCCTGGCCCGTCCGTGGCGGGGACACCGACCACCCGGACGAACTCCGCATCGACCTGGACCCGCAGCCCGGCACCGACTACGCCGACGCCGTCACCGCCGCCCACGAAATGCGCTCCGTCCTGGAGGACCACGGCGTACGCGGCTGGCCCAAGACCTCCGGAGGCCGGGGCATCCACATCTTCGTGCCCATCGAGCCCGTCCGGACCTTCACCGAGGTGCGCCGCGCGGCCATCGCCGCCGGGCGCGAGCTGGAGCGGCGGATGCCCGAGCGGGTGACGACCGCCTGGTGGAAGGAGGAGCGCGGCGAGCGCATCTTCGTCGACTACAACCAGACCGCCCGCGACCGCACCATCGCCTCCGCCTACTCCGTACGCCCCTTCCCGCACGCCCCGGTCTCCGCGCCGCTGCGGTGGGAGGAGATCGACGACGCCGAACCGCGCGACTTCGACATCGTCACGCTCCCGGCGCGCTACGCCGAACTCGGCGACGTCCACGCCGACATGGACCAGGAGGCGTTCCGGCTCGACGCCCTGCTGGAGCTGGCCGACCGGGACGGGAAGGAGCGCGGGCTCGGTGACATGCCCTATCCGCCGGAGTATCCGAAGATGCCCGGCGAGCCCAAGCGCGTCCAGCCCAGCCGCGCCCGCCACGACGACGATGACGGCGAGATGGCGTGA
- a CDS encoding OmpL47-type beta-barrel domain-containing protein produces the protein MRHHSLLTRGRHRPPSFWVALLASLLMVLGLTSTAAYGKGDDAPAAAADQVLTWTAGDPIDRYLSAPKTAVAGRATIVFENSTATGNTTSMPHTLTFGVSDPEFNNDVQLNILANPGDAEGGKHSVEVTLSPGRYFYHCTIPGHGMMQGILTVTEGSGEDTEAPATSAKVDGDQNGDGAYIGQATVAVEATDTGSGVDTVEFALGADGAWQPYTTPVVVNEVGDHTVRYRATDKAGNVAAEKSVDFAVAAPPTDDTTPPETSATVSGEKDDAGAYLGMATVTVTASDTGSGVNTIEYALGADGAWQPYTAPVMVHELGEHQVRYRATDRSGNVADGKAVDFTVVEPPSQDRTAPETSVKVEGDKNSDGAFITSAKAAVSATDDDSGVDKVEYSLDGGPYLAYTAPVIVDRVGYHSIAHRATDKAGNTSEAKKVSFTIAQGGGVPAPNCAEFDERHTVFVGTVDTGVPNRITRNRCTINELIEDEKDWSSHALFLKHVTTVLDKLRTDGVIDRRERRAIYQAAKESGIGKPGQVEGYTKLFDGTAASLAKWSHVGGGKFELNEEEGSITSSTTVDGMGMLWLPNRAYGDYSLKLQWRDDAPGSGNANGGVFVRFPKVHDHPEESRPEWVAIKYGHEIQINDRPDGDMYKTGSVYGFDRVGLGGAGVTPKGTWNDYEIKVVDQHYEIYRNGVLINEFDNTRGQLFEPPRGDDPGTDGRRFASGYIGLQVHGVTDVISYRDIRIKEL, from the coding sequence GTGAGACACCACTCGCTCCTGACACGCGGGCGGCACCGTCCGCCGAGCTTCTGGGTGGCCCTGCTGGCCTCCCTCCTGATGGTCCTCGGCCTGACCTCGACGGCCGCGTACGGCAAGGGGGACGACGCTCCCGCCGCTGCCGCCGACCAGGTGCTGACCTGGACCGCGGGCGACCCGATCGACCGCTACCTGTCCGCGCCGAAGACGGCGGTGGCCGGCCGGGCGACCATCGTCTTCGAGAACAGCACGGCCACCGGGAACACGACGAGCATGCCGCACACGCTGACGTTCGGCGTGTCGGACCCGGAGTTCAACAACGACGTCCAGCTGAACATCCTGGCCAACCCCGGCGACGCCGAGGGCGGCAAGCACAGCGTGGAGGTCACGCTGTCGCCCGGCCGGTACTTCTACCACTGCACGATCCCGGGCCACGGCATGATGCAGGGCATCCTGACCGTCACCGAGGGCAGCGGCGAGGACACCGAGGCCCCCGCGACCTCGGCGAAGGTCGACGGCGACCAGAACGGCGACGGCGCCTACATCGGCCAGGCCACCGTCGCCGTCGAGGCCACCGACACGGGCTCCGGCGTCGACACCGTCGAGTTCGCCCTCGGGGCGGACGGCGCGTGGCAGCCCTACACCACGCCCGTCGTGGTGAACGAGGTCGGCGACCACACGGTCCGCTACCGGGCCACCGACAAGGCGGGCAATGTGGCGGCGGAGAAGTCCGTCGACTTCGCGGTCGCCGCGCCGCCGACCGACGACACGACGCCGCCGGAGACCTCGGCGACCGTCTCGGGCGAGAAGGACGACGCGGGCGCGTACCTGGGGATGGCCACGGTCACCGTGACCGCGTCCGACACCGGGTCCGGCGTCAACACCATCGAGTACGCGCTCGGCGCGGACGGCGCCTGGCAGCCGTACACCGCACCGGTGATGGTCCACGAGCTCGGCGAGCACCAGGTCCGCTACCGGGCCACCGACCGGTCGGGCAACGTGGCGGACGGGAAGGCCGTCGACTTCACCGTGGTCGAGCCGCCGTCCCAGGACCGGACGGCTCCGGAGACCTCGGTGAAGGTGGAGGGCGACAAGAACAGCGACGGGGCGTTCATCACCAGCGCCAAGGCCGCCGTCTCGGCGACCGATGACGACTCGGGCGTGGACAAGGTCGAGTACTCCCTCGACGGCGGTCCCTATCTGGCGTACACCGCTCCGGTGATCGTCGACCGGGTCGGCTACCACTCCATCGCCCACCGGGCGACGGACAAGGCGGGCAACACCTCCGAGGCGAAGAAGGTGTCGTTCACCATCGCCCAGGGCGGTGGGGTTCCCGCGCCGAACTGCGCGGAGTTCGACGAGCGGCACACCGTCTTCGTCGGCACGGTCGACACGGGCGTCCCGAACCGGATCACCCGTAACCGCTGCACGATCAACGAACTGATCGAGGACGAGAAGGACTGGTCCTCGCACGCGCTGTTCCTCAAGCACGTGACGACGGTGCTCGACAAGTTGAGGACCGACGGCGTCATCGACCGGCGTGAGCGCCGGGCGATCTACCAGGCCGCCAAGGAGTCGGGCATCGGGAAGCCGGGCCAGGTCGAGGGCTACACCAAGCTCTTCGACGGCACGGCGGCCTCGCTCGCCAAATGGAGCCACGTGGGCGGCGGCAAGTTCGAGCTGAACGAGGAGGAGGGCTCCATCACCAGCTCCACCACGGTGGACGGGATGGGCATGCTGTGGCTGCCGAACCGGGCCTACGGCGACTACTCGCTCAAGCTCCAGTGGCGGGACGACGCCCCGGGCTCGGGCAACGCCAACGGCGGGGTCTTCGTCCGCTTCCCGAAGGTCCACGACCACCCGGAGGAGTCACGTCCGGAGTGGGTCGCCATCAAGTACGGCCATGAGATCCAGATCAACGACCGGCCGGACGGCGACATGTACAAGACCGGTTCGGTGTACGGCTTCGACCGGGTGGGGCTCGGCGGCGCCGGGGTCACACCGAAGGGAACCTGGAACGACTACGAGATCAAGGTGGTGGACCAGCACTACGAGATCTACCGCAACGGTGTCCTGATCAACGAGTTCGACAACACCCGGGGCCAGCTCTTCGAGCCGCCGCGGGGCGACGACCCGGGCACCGACGGCCGGCGGTTCGCCTCCGGTTACATCGGGCTCCAGGTGCACGGCGTCACCGACGTCATCTCGTACCGCGACATCCGGATCAAGGAGCTGTAG
- the ppk2 gene encoding polyphosphate kinase 2, with protein sequence MTDDGRNTDPAELLKGLTVDGRRPEQPVLLDEQGRPLETWRENYPYDRKVRRGEYEREKRFLQIELLKLQRWVRESGQRLVVLCEGRDAAGKGGTIQRFTERLNPRGARVVALEKPTERESGQWYFQRYVAHLPTAGEIVFFDRSWYNRAGVERVMGFCTPEQYEHFLRQAPQFERMLVDDGVLLVKFWFSVSRGEQRTRFAIRQVDPVRQWKLSPTDLASLDLWDEYTTAKVEMFRATDTEYAPWTVVKSNDKKRGRLEAMRSLLWRFDYDSKDEKAVGTPDPLILGPADTLLEPGEERTDLSPTPLAGRAHGPGDHPGRA encoded by the coding sequence ATGACCGACGACGGCCGGAACACCGACCCCGCGGAGCTGCTGAAGGGACTGACCGTCGACGGCCGGCGCCCCGAGCAGCCCGTGCTCCTCGACGAGCAGGGCCGTCCTCTTGAGACATGGCGGGAGAACTACCCGTACGACCGGAAGGTGCGCCGCGGGGAGTACGAACGGGAGAAACGTTTCCTCCAGATCGAGCTCCTGAAGCTCCAGCGGTGGGTCCGCGAGAGCGGGCAGCGGCTGGTGGTCCTGTGCGAGGGCCGCGACGCGGCGGGCAAGGGCGGCACGATCCAGCGGTTCACCGAGCGGCTCAACCCGCGTGGGGCGCGCGTGGTCGCCCTGGAGAAGCCCACCGAGCGCGAGAGCGGGCAGTGGTACTTCCAGCGGTACGTGGCTCATCTGCCGACCGCCGGCGAGATCGTCTTCTTCGACCGCTCCTGGTACAACCGGGCCGGGGTGGAACGGGTGATGGGCTTCTGCACGCCGGAGCAGTACGAGCACTTCCTGAGGCAGGCCCCGCAGTTCGAGCGGATGCTCGTCGACGACGGTGTCCTGCTGGTGAAGTTCTGGTTCTCGGTCTCCCGCGGTGAGCAGCGGACCCGCTTCGCGATCCGGCAGGTCGACCCGGTGCGCCAGTGGAAGCTGTCGCCGACCGACCTGGCTTCCTTGGATCTCTGGGACGAGTACACCACCGCGAAGGTCGAGATGTTCCGGGCCACGGACACCGAGTACGCGCCGTGGACCGTGGTGAAGAGCAACGACAAGAAGCGCGGCAGGCTGGAGGCGATGCGCAGTCTTCTGTGGCGTTTCGACTACGACAGCAAGGACGAGAAGGCCGTAGGCACACCGGACCCGCTCATCCTCGGCCCGGCGGACACCCTGCTGGAACCCGGCGAGGAACGGACCGACCTCTCGCCCACTCCTCTGGCAGGCCGGGCACACGGGCCGGGCGACCATCCCGGGCGGGCGTGA
- a CDS encoding multicopper oxidase domain-containing protein gives MDRRTFSRRMLVGGAAAAATGVTSLSLGAVEARSAENPPRTAPAGGVVRRLRMYAEKLPNGELGYGFEKGKASIPGPLIELNEGDTVHIEFENLTDVDASLHVHGVDYDIANDGTRMNRSHVEPGGTRTYTWRTHAPGLRKDGTYEPGSAGYWHYHDHVVGTDHGTGGIRKGLYGPVVVRRKGDILPDQTCTVVFNDMMINNKTAHNSVNFEATVGDRLEFVMITHGEYYHTFHIHGHRWADNRTGILTGPDDPSRVIDNKICGPADSFGLQIIAGERVGAGAWMYHCHVQSHSDMGMAGLLLIKKPDGTIPGYEPHHAAGGAEKKAEEKSGTKSAEEKAGTGAGEHRH, from the coding sequence ATGGACCGAAGGACCTTCAGCCGGCGGATGCTGGTCGGGGGCGCAGCCGCGGCCGCGACCGGGGTGACATCGTTGTCGCTCGGGGCGGTGGAGGCGCGCTCGGCCGAGAACCCGCCGCGTACGGCCCCGGCCGGCGGAGTGGTGCGCCGACTCAGGATGTACGCCGAGAAGTTGCCGAACGGCGAGCTGGGTTACGGCTTCGAGAAGGGCAAGGCCTCGATCCCCGGCCCCCTCATCGAGCTGAACGAGGGCGACACGGTCCACATCGAGTTCGAGAACCTCACCGATGTCGACGCCAGCCTCCACGTCCACGGCGTCGACTACGACATCGCCAACGACGGCACCCGGATGAACAGGAGTCACGTCGAGCCCGGCGGCACCCGGACGTACACCTGGCGCACCCACGCCCCGGGCCTCCGCAAGGACGGCACCTACGAGCCGGGCAGCGCGGGCTACTGGCACTACCACGACCACGTCGTCGGCACGGATCACGGCACCGGCGGCATCCGCAAGGGGCTGTACGGGCCGGTCGTCGTGCGCCGCAAGGGCGACATCCTGCCCGACCAGACCTGCACGGTCGTCTTCAACGACATGATGATCAACAACAAGACGGCCCACAACAGCGTCAACTTCGAGGCCACGGTGGGTGACCGGCTCGAATTCGTGATGATCACGCACGGCGAGTACTACCACACCTTCCATATCCACGGTCACCGCTGGGCGGACAACCGGACCGGCATCCTCACCGGCCCCGACGACCCGAGCCGGGTCATCGACAACAAGATCTGTGGCCCCGCGGACTCCTTCGGCCTCCAGATCATCGCGGGCGAACGCGTGGGCGCGGGCGCGTGGATGTACCACTGCCACGTCCAGAGTCACTCCGACATGGGGATGGCGGGGCTGCTGCTGATCAAGAAACCCGACGGCACGATCCCGGGCTACGAGCCCCACCATGCGGCGGGCGGCGCGGAGAAGAAGGCCGAGGAGAAGAGCGGCACGAAGAGCGCCGAGGAGAAGGCCGGGACGGGCGCGGGGGAGCACCGGCACTGA
- a CDS encoding ATP-dependent DNA ligase: MDLPVMPPVKPMLAKSVSKIPPGMSYEAKWDGFRAIVYRDGDEVEIGSRTGKSLTRYFPDLVDVVRENLPPRCVIDGEIVIAHEGRLDFERLSERIHPADSRVRLLAEQTPASLIAFDVLAVDDTSLLPTRQADRREVLGAALSEASAPVFLAPATTDIEVAREWFDRYEGAGLDGIVAKPLDLPYRPDARAMYKIKHERTADVVVAGYREHKSGPVVGSLLLGLYNADGVLQHVGVCAAFPMKRRAELAEELVPLRVGSAEHPWAAWADAAAHEQSRLPGTQNRWSGKKDQSWVPLRPERVCEVAYDHMEGDRFRHTTQFRRWRPDRSPADCTYAQLEEVVSFDLSEVLSGG; the protein is encoded by the coding sequence ATGGACCTGCCGGTGATGCCGCCCGTGAAGCCGATGCTCGCCAAGTCGGTCTCCAAGATCCCGCCGGGCATGAGCTACGAGGCGAAGTGGGACGGCTTCCGGGCGATCGTGTACCGGGACGGCGACGAGGTGGAGATCGGCAGCCGCACGGGCAAGTCGCTGACCCGCTACTTCCCCGACCTGGTCGACGTCGTACGGGAGAACCTGCCGCCGCGCTGTGTGATCGACGGGGAGATCGTCATCGCCCACGAGGGGCGCCTCGACTTCGAGCGGCTCAGCGAGCGCATCCATCCGGCGGACTCCCGGGTGCGGCTGCTCGCCGAGCAGACCCCGGCGAGCCTGATCGCCTTCGACGTCCTCGCCGTCGACGACACCTCCCTTCTCCCCACCCGGCAGGCGGACCGGCGGGAGGTGCTGGGGGCAGCGCTCTCGGAAGCGTCCGCGCCCGTCTTCCTCGCCCCGGCCACCACGGACATCGAGGTCGCCCGGGAGTGGTTCGACCGGTACGAGGGGGCCGGGCTCGACGGGATCGTGGCCAAACCGCTCGATCTCCCCTACCGGCCGGATGCCCGGGCGATGTACAAGATCAAGCACGAGCGGACCGCCGACGTCGTGGTGGCGGGCTATCGCGAGCACAAGAGTGGCCCGGTCGTCGGCTCGCTCCTGCTCGGCCTGTACAACGCCGACGGCGTGCTCCAGCACGTCGGTGTCTGCGCCGCCTTCCCGATGAAGCGGCGCGCCGAGCTGGCCGAGGAACTCGTGCCGCTGCGCGTCGGGTCCGCCGAACATCCGTGGGCCGCCTGGGCGGACGCGGCGGCGCACGAGCAGTCCCGGCTGCCGGGGACGCAGAACCGCTGGTCGGGCAAGAAGGACCAGTCCTGGGTGCCGCTGCGCCCGGAGCGGGTGTGCGAGGTGGCCTACGACCACATGGAGGGCGACCGGTTCCGGCACACCACCCAGTTCCGTCGGTGGCGGCCGGACCGGTCCCCCGCCGACTGTACGTACGCACAGTTGGAGGAGGTCGTCTCCTTCGACCTGTCCGAGGTGTTGTCAGGCGGCTGA
- a CDS encoding ThuA domain-containing protein, whose translation MQRASHHRSRSRRGLAAAVAAGALTVSMLGGGGPASADPSPDRALVEKMATTLSLPTPPGSAKQVKVLVFHASAGDEAPYTDAGIAAIEKIGLSGPEAGRFATVATADPRVFTNGKRLGSFHAVVFLTGGGDVLDPEQEAGLEAYMEAGGGFLGIHDAARTEPYSDWFTGLVGARPAANSPASTQRATVEIGDRIHPATKNLPLEWKRPDKWLNWTKNPSGDVHTVARVRETTYKPGASANGWDHPVSWCRDYDGGRSFYTAMGGTVNSFAETDFRDHLRGALAWTNRTSQADCKATITSNYTAERLTQPNQPGQNDQIGEPHGLVTAPDGRVLYIGRGGADSSAPVVIDWNDPDIGKGKGEIHVYDPKTKKVTLAGALDVFGNKGGGDELVKVEEGLLGIELDPDFASNGWVYLHYTPHAKIDRDKRMATRQVSRFTFDSATNKLDLASEKVLLGWPVQINSCCHAGGGMAWDSQDNLYIATGDNNSSGFSDGYSGNNPQPNYKGVAFADARRTAGNTNNLNGKILRIHPEDDGTYTLPEGNLFTGKEPDEGGGKTRGEIYVMGVRNPARISIDTSTDTLYAGWVGPDAGSPSTTWGPAKYDTFAAITKAGNHGWPYCMGNNQPYRDRNLPDPTKPLGWYDCDAPKNESPHNDGLVKLPPVTPNTIWYSPQGGGVDYPRDENGVPSYKTEEGTELLPWLKGGGQATMNGPVYRYDAQSESTAKWPAYWDGKWFVGDFYDATQPRHAVLTDPKTVGKGGLPTHAESLKKIIPVGADGIRNLMDWKFAPDGSLYVLDYGRGFFTSDSKSALWRVTYKGGAATPAAKDLVGKAAAK comes from the coding sequence ATGCAGCGCGCATCACATCACCGGTCCAGATCACGACGCGGCCTCGCGGCGGCCGTGGCGGCCGGCGCACTGACCGTGTCCATGCTGGGCGGCGGCGGCCCGGCCAGCGCGGATCCGTCGCCGGACCGGGCCCTGGTCGAGAAGATGGCGACAACGTTGTCCTTGCCGACTCCGCCCGGTTCCGCCAAGCAGGTCAAGGTGCTGGTCTTCCACGCCTCGGCCGGCGACGAGGCGCCGTACACGGACGCCGGCATCGCGGCGATCGAGAAGATCGGGCTGAGCGGCCCGGAGGCCGGGCGGTTCGCCACCGTGGCCACCGCCGACCCCAGGGTCTTCACCAACGGCAAGCGGCTCGGCTCCTTCCATGCCGTCGTCTTCCTGACCGGCGGGGGCGACGTCCTCGACCCGGAGCAGGAAGCGGGCCTGGAGGCCTACATGGAGGCGGGCGGCGGCTTCCTCGGCATCCATGACGCGGCGCGCACGGAGCCGTACTCGGACTGGTTCACCGGGCTGGTCGGCGCCCGCCCCGCGGCGAACAGCCCGGCTTCCACGCAGCGGGCGACCGTCGAGATCGGGGACCGGATCCACCCGGCCACCAAGAATCTGCCGCTGGAGTGGAAGCGCCCGGACAAGTGGCTGAACTGGACGAAGAACCCGTCGGGTGACGTGCACACCGTGGCGCGCGTACGGGAGACGACGTACAAGCCGGGCGCGAGCGCCAACGGCTGGGACCACCCGGTCTCCTGGTGCCGCGACTACGACGGCGGCCGGTCCTTCTACACGGCCATGGGCGGTACGGTCAACAGCTTCGCGGAGACCGACTTCCGCGACCATCTGCGCGGCGCCCTCGCCTGGACGAACCGGACCTCGCAGGCCGACTGCAAGGCGACCATCACCTCCAACTACACCGCCGAGCGTCTGACCCAGCCCAACCAGCCGGGCCAGAACGACCAGATCGGTGAACCGCACGGTCTGGTGACCGCGCCGGACGGGCGGGTCCTCTACATCGGGCGCGGCGGGGCCGACAGCTCCGCCCCCGTCGTCATCGACTGGAACGACCCGGACATCGGCAAGGGCAAGGGCGAGATCCACGTCTACGACCCGAAGACCAAGAAGGTCACCCTTGCGGGCGCGCTGGACGTCTTCGGCAACAAGGGCGGCGGCGACGAACTGGTCAAGGTCGAGGAGGGGCTGCTCGGTATCGAGCTGGACCCGGACTTCGCCTCCAACGGATGGGTGTACCTGCACTACACCCCGCACGCGAAGATCGACCGCGACAAGCGCATGGCGACCCGGCAGGTCTCCCGGTTCACCTTCGACTCCGCGACCAACAAGCTGGACCTGGCCTCGGAGAAGGTGCTGCTCGGCTGGCCGGTGCAGATCAACAGCTGCTGCCACGCGGGCGGCGGCATGGCCTGGGACTCGCAGGACAACCTGTACATCGCGACCGGTGACAACAACTCCTCCGGATTCAGCGACGGTTACTCCGGCAACAACCCGCAGCCGAACTACAAGGGCGTCGCCTTCGCCGACGCGCGGCGCACCGCGGGCAACACCAACAACCTCAACGGGAAGATCCTGCGGATCCACCCGGAGGACGACGGCACGTACACCCTGCCCGAAGGCAACCTCTTCACCGGCAAGGAGCCGGACGAGGGCGGCGGGAAGACCCGTGGCGAGATCTACGTGATGGGCGTGCGCAACCCCGCCCGGATCTCGATCGACACCTCGACGGACACGCTGTACGCGGGCTGGGTCGGCCCCGACGCGGGTTCCCCGTCCACCACCTGGGGTCCGGCGAAGTACGACACGTTCGCCGCGATCACCAAGGCGGGCAACCACGGCTGGCCGTACTGCATGGGCAACAACCAGCCCTACCGGGACCGTAATCTGCCCGACCCGACCAAGCCGCTGGGCTGGTACGACTGCGACGCCCCGAAGAACGAGTCGCCGCACAACGACGGCCTGGTCAAGCTGCCGCCGGTGACCCCGAACACGATCTGGTACTCCCCGCAGGGCGGCGGGGTCGACTACCCGCGCGACGAGAACGGCGTACCGAGCTACAAGACGGAGGAGGGCACGGAACTGCTCCCCTGGCTCAAGGGCGGCGGGCAGGCCACGATGAACGGCCCGGTCTACCGCTACGACGCGCAGAGCGAGTCCACCGCCAAGTGGCCCGCCTACTGGGACGGCAAGTGGTTCGTCGGCGACTTCTACGACGCCACCCAGCCCCGGCACGCGGTGCTCACCGACCCGAAGACGGTCGGCAAGGGCGGACTGCCCACGCACGCCGAGTCGTTGAAGAAGATCATCCCGGTCGGGGCGGACGGCATCCGCAACCTGATGGACTGGAAGTTCGCGCCGGACGGTTCGCTGTACGTCCTGGACTACGGGCGAGGCTTCTTCACCTCCGACTCCAAGTCGGCGCTGTGGCGCGTGACGTACAAGGGCGGCGCCGCGACCCCGGCCGCCAAGGATCTCGTCGGAAAGGCGGCGGCGAAGTGA
- a CDS encoding ABC transporter permease, which yields MSGSGEHGAHGRTPTLRERWEAYKNGPFLPATVLVLIVAAAAGLFAGSYTYAMADPTPHRIPAALVTRPEAARGETFVAGMEKALDASLELREYPDVADARRALNEQKVFAIVRASDGGVALDVAGASGASVAELLGRAGLEVGEATGVEVTVRDIKPLQRGDPRGLALFYISLAAVIMGFLGAIQLSVHAHGLNPAERIAFTVAYALLGGFAIAAAVDWWLGAVNLPFVQSWLILAFTMFTSGMVFTMFNTLMGRWAMIPTWGVMVLLGNPSSGGAVSWPLLPSALGHIGRWLPPGASVNAQHTAVYYQGHQFVFPYLVLAGWALVSCTVFWVWRHRHPGGRARTPEHADAAT from the coding sequence GTGAGCGGGAGCGGCGAGCACGGCGCGCACGGTCGGACCCCGACTCTCCGCGAGCGCTGGGAGGCGTACAAGAACGGCCCGTTCCTCCCCGCGACCGTCCTCGTCCTGATCGTCGCCGCCGCGGCCGGCCTCTTCGCCGGCTCCTACACGTACGCGATGGCCGACCCGACCCCGCACCGCATCCCCGCCGCCCTGGTCACCCGGCCGGAGGCGGCGCGCGGCGAGACGTTCGTCGCGGGCATGGAGAAGGCCCTGGACGCCTCCCTCGAACTGCGCGAGTATCCCGACGTCGCCGACGCCCGCCGCGCCCTGAACGAGCAGAAGGTCTTCGCCATCGTGCGCGCGTCGGACGGGGGAGTGGCGCTCGACGTGGCCGGAGCCTCCGGCGCGTCCGTGGCCGAACTGCTCGGCAGGGCGGGTCTGGAGGTGGGGGAGGCCACCGGCGTCGAGGTCACGGTCCGTGACATCAAGCCGCTCCAGCGGGGCGACCCGCGCGGACTCGCCCTGTTCTACATCTCGCTGGCCGCCGTGATCATGGGCTTCCTCGGCGCGATCCAGCTCAGCGTGCACGCCCACGGCCTCAATCCGGCCGAGCGGATCGCCTTCACCGTCGCCTACGCCCTGCTCGGGGGGTTCGCCATCGCGGCGGCGGTGGACTGGTGGCTCGGGGCGGTGAACCTGCCGTTCGTCCAGTCCTGGCTGATCCTGGCGTTCACGATGTTCACCTCCGGCATGGTCTTCACCATGTTCAACACGTTGATGGGCCGCTGGGCGATGATCCCCACCTGGGGCGTCATGGTGCTGCTCGGCAACCCGTCATCCGGCGGCGCGGTGTCCTGGCCGCTGCTGCCCTCGGCGCTCGGGCACATCGGCCGCTGGCTGCCGCCGGGAGCCTCCGTCAACGCCCAGCACACCGCCGTGTACTACCAGGGCCACCAGTTCGTCTTCCCGTACCTGGTCCTCGCCGGCTGGGCGCTGGTCTCCTGCACGGTGTTCTGGGTGTGGCGCCACCGGCACCCCGGTGGCCGCGCCCGCACGCCGGAGCATGCGGACGCGGCCACCTGA